tgttttttaaaaaatctgacatttacaaaacaaaaacagattcatgcacatatacaaattcacattcacaatcacaaatatacacattctaataagtattcacaatcacaaatattctcacataaatattaacattcacaaatttaacatcaacatataggttcgacggttgttgcaaactgaaattgtgtctcacaaacaaatgttgcaaagtgtttcataaaaaaacatcacgacacatcaatcatatccatcgtctggatggttcgagtagccacctcctccggctggactctgcgtgttgaaaaTGGTGTTCACCCACGAATTTGTTGTGTCGTcctgaccagacccatctccaggtgcggcaactgaagcgggtggtgtctgaaatccctataacacaagcacatgaaatagtaaccactcagttgttcatttaaacacataagacatttatgaacatgtcacacacgcatatgtgtacataccatagggaattgtgacggaggcggaggcggaggtggaggcgccaacattggcattggcagtgcaaagtccggagg
Above is a genomic segment from Zea mays cultivar B73 unplaced genomic scaffold, Zm-B73-REFERENCE-NAM-5.0 scaffold_89, whole genome shotgun sequence containing:
- the LOC118475997 gene encoding LOB domain-containing protein 13-like; this translates as MPTYGMPPPDFALPMPMLAPPPPPPPPSQFPMGFQTPPASVAAPGDGSGQDDTTNSWVNTIFNTQSPAGGGGYSNHPDDGYD